In Halobacterium sp. R2-5, one DNA window encodes the following:
- a CDS encoding tripartite tricarboxylate transporter permease, with amino-acid sequence MLEIFTDPYLIGIIIASVIIGVSAGMIPGLNASVTVAILLPVAFGMDPIPAMIFFFGIYSGAQYGGSVAAILINTPGTTAAAATTFDGYPMSKKGESGRALGIAALASGLGGLFSVVVLITIGPPFAEFALNFGPAEIAAISIFGLSLVSAVSGDSLAKGLVGTALGIFIATIGRDPVSGYSRFTLDSLLLTDGINFIAALIGLFAVSEVLLNVETIHDSVKGFGQRVESTFPSMADIKESARVIVSGMFVGSFIGTLPGSGSTLGSFIHYGIAQRIAHRGKEFGTGVIEGVAASESANNAATGGAMIPLLTLGIPGSGTTAVMLGALNILNISPGPQLFTEQSELLWMWFGGFILANIFFVVIAFMLLPVFVRVLETPRAILFSVIAVLTIVGTFALENTLRQAWLMFAMGVLGYVLKKFDFPVGPIVLAIVLAPIIELGIRRALAISGGAVGPVVTKPIVAILLVLSVVTFFSPYFREIYDGLSRVRAG; translated from the coding sequence ATGCTTGAGATATTCACCGATCCCTATCTGATCGGGATAATCATCGCATCCGTTATTATCGGCGTGTCAGCCGGGATGATCCCTGGACTCAACGCGTCCGTAACGGTTGCGATCCTTCTCCCGGTAGCGTTCGGGATGGATCCAATCCCGGCGATGATCTTCTTCTTCGGGATCTACTCCGGGGCGCAATACGGTGGATCGGTAGCAGCGATCCTCATCAACACACCCGGGACCACAGCAGCGGCCGCAACGACCTTTGACGGCTACCCGATGTCGAAGAAGGGGGAGTCCGGTCGCGCACTGGGAATCGCAGCGCTCGCTTCCGGCCTTGGGGGATTATTCAGCGTCGTCGTACTCATCACCATCGGGCCGCCGTTCGCTGAGTTCGCGCTCAACTTCGGTCCCGCCGAAATCGCCGCGATTTCGATCTTCGGGTTAAGCCTCGTCTCCGCCGTCTCTGGCGACAGCCTAGCAAAAGGGCTTGTCGGGACGGCGCTGGGGATCTTCATCGCGACGATCGGTCGGGACCCCGTCTCGGGGTACAGCCGATTCACCCTTGACTCGCTGCTCCTAACCGACGGGATTAACTTCATCGCAGCGCTCATTGGGCTGTTCGCCGTCTCGGAAGTGCTGCTGAACGTCGAAACGATCCATGACTCAGTCAAAGGATTTGGCCAGCGGGTCGAATCCACATTCCCGTCGATGGCTGACATCAAGGAGTCCGCTCGCGTCATCGTGAGCGGTATGTTCGTCGGCTCGTTTATCGGAACGCTTCCCGGGTCCGGGTCCACGCTGGGGTCATTTATTCACTACGGCATCGCTCAGCGGATCGCCCACCGCGGGAAGGAATTCGGTACAGGCGTCATCGAGGGCGTCGCTGCTTCCGAGTCCGCGAACAACGCTGCGACTGGTGGGGCGATGATCCCGCTTCTCACCCTCGGTATTCCAGGTAGTGGCACCACGGCAGTCATGCTCGGTGCCCTAAATATCCTGAATATCAGTCCCGGACCACAGCTCTTCACCGAGCAGTCAGAGCTACTCTGGATGTGGTTCGGTGGGTTCATCTTGGCGAACATCTTCTTCGTCGTGATCGCCTTCATGCTCCTGCCGGTGTTCGTTCGAGTGTTGGAGACACCCCGTGCGATCCTGTTCTCGGTCATCGCGGTGTTGACCATCGTGGGAACGTTCGCACTCGAGAACACGCTCCGGCAGGCATGGCTGATGTTCGCTATGGGAGTCCTCGGGTACGTCCTGAAGAAGTTCGACTTCCCAGTTGGTCCAATCGTGCTTGCCATCGTGCTCGCACCGATCATTGAGTTGGGTATTCGCCGGGCCCTCGCCATCAGTGGCGGCGCAGTTGGTCCGGTGGTCACCAAGCCCATCGTCGC